In a single window of the Methanofollis ethanolicus genome:
- a CDS encoding DUF6414 family protein — translation MDDQGKIKIPTDLCVPIYLNQQVVFDLLAIIEGGFSVVSTINQSYSQNESQNSDIGASLGTQLLQFFNISVGGSKSIESGQKEQKEISKQKVHTPTSLFSNLRTELKEKGLIKSIATPDDIANLSSGDFIEYKAILKKNPLIDTIEMIKQLLEIAVLFNAEKSIGKTQNKPAKGNQRKDQNPNEKFLEQIDGLLKSLTQSESVEIIGDILGSENIKSVLSTKLGYFNDQNADEIIDGEYYVLGKIVRIVKTDSEEPINLLRKTTFGRFDNHIFEKFPSMLSQAEEGGLKTPEFVTEIRGPAIQVMPIAIFI, via the coding sequence ATGGACGACCAAGGTAAAATCAAAATACCGACAGATTTATGTGTACCAATTTATCTAAACCAGCAAGTTGTATTTGACTTACTTGCTATTATAGAGGGGGGCTTTTCTGTAGTCTCCACCATTAATCAATCATACTCGCAAAATGAATCTCAGAATTCAGATATTGGAGCGTCATTAGGCACACAACTACTGCAATTCTTCAATATTTCTGTTGGGGGATCTAAATCAATAGAATCTGGACAAAAAGAGCAGAAGGAAATATCAAAACAAAAGGTACATACTCCCACTTCTCTATTCTCAAATTTAAGAACAGAACTAAAAGAGAAAGGATTAATTAAATCTATTGCAACACCGGATGATATTGCAAACTTATCTAGCGGAGATTTCATCGAATATAAGGCGATATTGAAAAAAAATCCACTAATAGATACAATAGAGATGATAAAACAACTTTTGGAAATCGCTGTTTTATTCAATGCAGAAAAAAGCATTGGAAAAACACAAAATAAACCCGCTAAGGGGAATCAAAGAAAAGATCAAAATCCAAATGAAAAATTTTTAGAGCAAATAGATGGACTACTAAAATCACTCACTCAATCAGAGTCTGTCGAAATTATTGGGGATATTCTTGGTTCAGAAAATATCAAATCTGTATTATCAACAAAATTGGGATATTTTAATGATCAAAATGCTGACGAGATAATAGATGGGGAATATTATGTGTTGGGAAAAATTGTCCGGATCGTGAAAACTGACTCCGAAGAACCAATAAATCTACTAAGAAAAACAACATTTGGTAGATTTGATAACCACATTTTTGAAAAATTTCCATCTATGCTCTCTCAGGCAGAAGAAGGAGGATTGAAAACTCCCGAATTTGTTACTGAAATACGGGGCCCAGCGATTCAAGTAATGCCAATTGCAATATTCATATGA
- a CDS encoding methyltransferase domain-containing protein, producing the protein MGMPAIARIRLSLGMVQIAMNMLWEVDRGRKSPLSPAATEILYTAYLSRICMGDVAGMLGVSRSTATDHINHLEKEGYVRRVRDPEDRRTYRIVPTRKGEEWILAIEERLFAYLEEGMARLTEDEQQKFAMLCAKFTGVHDDTSFMSVLQDLKRSRDRLHVPMTVVRGGRLLRLEEVADARYHAQEKNQVKPMFEQREPETDDGIQDEMTVAFYEQMQRGLRDEGHLPVEDLLESGIRSGVALEIGPGPGYFGLEWLKTTEGTRLVGLEISPAMIASAEKNAAGYGLASRVRYQEGNALAMPFEDGAFDAVFSNGSLHEWGSPGVVFDEMARVLKTGGRFCITDLRRDLSPEIYRQMHESCEPPEIRPGFETSVRAAYTREEIMDVLGRSQLGGWQVIAHPYGLVIHGKKQ; encoded by the coding sequence GCCACGGAGATCCTCTACACCGCCTATTTATCCCGTATCTGTATGGGCGATGTTGCCGGCATGCTCGGCGTCTCCCGGAGCACCGCCACCGATCACATCAATCATCTCGAAAAGGAGGGATATGTTCGCAGGGTCCGGGACCCGGAAGACCGGCGGACATATCGTATCGTCCCCACCAGGAAGGGAGAGGAATGGATTCTTGCGATCGAAGAACGGCTCTTCGCGTACCTTGAGGAAGGGATGGCGCGGCTGACTGAAGACGAGCAGCAGAAATTCGCCATGTTGTGCGCGAAATTCACCGGCGTTCATGATGATACGTCGTTTATGAGCGTGCTTCAGGACCTGAAAAGATCGCGGGACCGCCTGCACGTGCCCATGACGGTCGTGAGAGGGGGCAGGCTCCTGAGGCTTGAGGAAGTGGCCGATGCACGGTATCATGCACAGGAAAAAAATCAGGTGAAACCGATGTTTGAACAGAGAGAACCGGAAACGGACGACGGCATCCAGGATGAGATGACCGTTGCATTCTATGAACAGATGCAGAGGGGGCTGAGGGATGAGGGGCACCTGCCCGTCGAGGATCTTCTTGAATCGGGGATCAGATCGGGTGTTGCCCTTGAGATCGGCCCCGGCCCCGGCTACTTCGGGCTCGAGTGGCTGAAGACGACCGAAGGGACGCGGCTAGTCGGTCTTGAGATCAGCCCGGCGATGATCGCCTCTGCTGAAAAAAACGCCGCCGGTTACGGCCTTGCCTCCCGGGTCAGGTACCAGGAAGGCAATGCCCTCGCGATGCCGTTTGAAGACGGCGCCTTTGATGCAGTCTTCTCGAACGGATCTCTCCACGAATGGGGATCTCCGGGAGTGGTCTTCGACGAGATGGCGCGGGTCCTGAAGACTGGAGGGCGGTTCTGCATCACCGATCTCCGGCGCGACCTCTCCCCTGAGATCTACCGGCAGATGCACGAGTCCTGCGAACCCCCGGAGATCAGGCCAGGGTTTGAGACCTCGGTCAGGGCGGCGTATACCCGGGAGGAGATCATGGACGTGCTCGGGCGTTCGCAGCTTGGAGGCTGGCAGGTGATCGCCCATCCGTACGGGCTGGTGATCCACGGGAAAAAGCAGTGA
- a CDS encoding DUF5400 family protein produces the protein MPAPVSAAAVLQVLVAVTAFTQLWETLNYTFHTSPGYGAHMALVTMLPVFAVAAVALYGPSSPSSFSAAGTFMRLRDDFFR, from the coding sequence ATGCCTGCCCCCGTCTCCGCCGCCGCGGTCCTCCAGGTGCTCGTCGCCGTCACGGCCTTCACGCAACTCTGGGAAACCCTGAATTACACCTTCCATACCTCGCCAGGCTACGGGGCGCACATGGCGCTCGTGACGATGCTCCCGGTCTTCGCCGTCGCGGCGGTGGCCCTGTACGGGCCGTCGTCACCCTCCTCTTTTTCTGCCGCAGGAACCTTCATGCGTCTCCGGGACGATTTTTTCCGATAA